The following coding sequences are from one Paenibacillus tundrae window:
- the dnaJ gene encoding molecular chaperone DnaJ has protein sequence MAEKRDYYEVLGVGKNASDEEIKKAYRKLARQYHPDVNKADDAEAKFKEVKEAYDVVSDSQKRAQYDQYGHIDPNQGGFGGGGDFGGGGFGDIFDMFFGGGGGGRRDPNAPQRGNDLQYTMTIEFKEAVFGKETDITIPRTEGCDTCHGSGAKPGTKPETCTVCKGSGQQEVVQNTPFGRMVNRRACSNCSGTGQIIKEKCTTCSGSGKVRKQRKIHVRIPAGVDDGAQLRMTGEGEGGLRGGPAGDLYIVIRVKSHDFFEREGDDIYCEIPLTFAQAALGDEIEIPTLTEKVKLKIPAGTQTGTYFRLKGKGVPRLRGMGQGDQHVKVVVVTPSKLNDEQKDLLRQIAALDGEQTHEHEQSFFDRVKRAFRGD, from the coding sequence GTGGCTGAAAAACGTGATTATTATGAGGTTCTCGGCGTTGGCAAAAATGCAAGCGACGAGGAGATCAAAAAGGCATACCGTAAGCTTGCACGTCAGTATCACCCTGACGTAAACAAAGCGGATGATGCAGAAGCTAAGTTCAAAGAAGTGAAAGAAGCTTATGATGTTGTTAGTGACAGCCAGAAACGTGCGCAGTATGACCAATATGGGCATATTGATCCGAATCAAGGTGGATTCGGTGGTGGCGGCGATTTTGGTGGCGGTGGATTTGGCGATATCTTCGATATGTTCTTTGGCGGTGGTGGTGGCGGACGACGTGATCCTAATGCACCGCAACGTGGGAACGATCTGCAATATACCATGACCATTGAGTTCAAAGAGGCTGTCTTTGGTAAAGAAACGGATATTACAATTCCGCGTACTGAAGGCTGTGACACTTGTCACGGTTCAGGTGCTAAACCAGGAACGAAACCAGAAACATGTACGGTCTGCAAAGGTAGTGGACAACAGGAAGTTGTTCAGAACACTCCATTTGGCCGTATGGTGAATCGCCGTGCATGCTCAAACTGTAGTGGTACAGGACAAATTATCAAAGAAAAATGTACAACGTGCAGTGGTAGCGGTAAAGTGCGCAAGCAACGCAAAATCCATGTTCGCATTCCAGCGGGCGTAGATGATGGTGCACAACTGCGTATGACAGGTGAAGGGGAAGGCGGTCTGCGTGGTGGCCCAGCGGGAGACTTGTATATTGTTATTCGTGTGAAATCACATGATTTCTTCGAACGCGAAGGAGACGATATTTACTGCGAGATTCCACTGACGTTTGCTCAGGCAGCATTGGGAGACGAGATTGAGATTCCAACGTTGACTGAAAAAGTGAAGTTGAAAATTCCAGCAGGTACGCAAACCGGAACTTATTTCCGTCTTAAAGGCAAAGGGGTTCCACGCCTGCGTGGTATGGGGCAAGGGGATCAACATGTGAAGGTGGTTGTTGTTACACCTAGCAAGCTGAATGACGAGCAGAAAGATCTGTTACGCCAAATTGCTGCACTAGATGGAGAACAAACTCATGAACATGAGCAATCCTTCTTTGATCGAGTAAAACGCGCATTCCGTGGTGACTAA
- the dnaK gene encoding molecular chaperone DnaK, whose translation MSKVIGIDLGTTNSCVAVMEGGEAVVIPNPEGARTTPSVVGFKKDGERVVGETAKRQAITNPDRTIISIKRHMGTSHKETIDSKDYSPQEISAIILQKLKADAEAYLGQTVTQAVITVPAYFNDSQRQATKDAGKIAGLEVLRIVNEPTAAALAYGMEKSEDQTILVYDLGGGTFDVSILELGDGFFEVKATSGDNQLGGDDFDQVIIDYLVSEFKKDQGIDLSKDKAAVQRLKDAAEKAKKELSGVLTTTISLPFITVADGVPQHLELNLSRAKFEEISASLVERTLEPTRRALSDAGMTANDIDKIVLVGGSTRIPAVQEAIKKLTGKEPHKGVNPDEVVALGAAVQAGVLTGDVKDVVLLDVTPLSLGIETAGGVFTKMIERNTTIPTSKSQVFSTYADNQPSVEIHVLQGEREMAAGNKSLGRFMLGDIPPAPRGVPQIEVSFDIDANGIVNVSATDKGTNKTQKITITSSSGLSDAEVEQMMKDAELHAEEDKKRKELVEAKNSADQLIYSVDKTIKDLGEKADAGEVEKANAAKEKLQGVVATDNLEDIKAATEELTEIVQQLSVKLYEQAQAQEQAAQGAEEQQGSAKRDNVVDADYEVVDEDKKQN comes from the coding sequence ATGAGCAAAGTAATCGGTATTGACTTAGGAACAACTAACTCATGCGTAGCGGTTATGGAAGGCGGCGAGGCTGTCGTAATTCCAAACCCAGAAGGCGCACGTACAACGCCATCCGTGGTAGGTTTCAAAAAAGACGGTGAGCGCGTTGTAGGTGAGACTGCAAAACGCCAAGCTATTACGAATCCAGATCGTACGATCATCTCGATCAAACGTCACATGGGTACTTCCCATAAAGAAACAATCGATAGCAAAGATTATTCTCCACAAGAGATCTCTGCAATCATCCTGCAAAAATTGAAAGCTGACGCTGAAGCTTACCTGGGTCAAACGGTAACTCAAGCGGTTATCACAGTTCCAGCTTACTTCAATGACAGTCAGCGTCAAGCAACAAAAGATGCTGGCAAAATCGCTGGTTTGGAAGTTCTGCGTATCGTCAACGAACCAACAGCAGCGGCACTGGCATATGGTATGGAGAAATCCGAAGATCAAACGATCCTCGTATATGACCTTGGTGGCGGTACGTTCGACGTATCTATCCTTGAACTCGGCGATGGCTTCTTCGAAGTTAAAGCAACTAGTGGTGACAACCAACTAGGTGGAGATGACTTCGACCAAGTAATCATTGATTACCTCGTAAGTGAATTCAAGAAAGATCAAGGTATTGATCTGAGCAAAGATAAAGCAGCGGTGCAACGTTTGAAAGATGCAGCGGAAAAAGCGAAAAAAGAACTTTCCGGCGTATTGACTACAACGATTTCCCTGCCGTTCATTACAGTGGCTGACGGCGTTCCTCAGCACTTGGAGCTTAACCTGAGCCGTGCGAAATTCGAAGAGATCTCTGCAAGTCTTGTTGAGCGTACACTTGAGCCGACTCGTCGTGCATTGAGTGATGCAGGCATGACTGCTAACGATATTGACAAGATCGTATTGGTTGGTGGTTCAACACGTATTCCAGCAGTACAAGAAGCAATCAAAAAACTGACAGGTAAAGAGCCTCACAAAGGCGTTAACCCGGATGAAGTTGTAGCTTTGGGTGCTGCTGTACAAGCGGGCGTACTGACAGGTGATGTGAAAGACGTTGTATTGCTCGACGTAACTCCATTGTCCCTGGGTATCGAAACTGCAGGTGGCGTGTTCACTAAAATGATCGAGCGCAACACAACGATCCCTACAAGTAAATCTCAAGTGTTCTCCACTTATGCCGACAATCAACCTAGCGTTGAGATCCACGTCCTGCAAGGTGAGCGTGAGATGGCAGCAGGTAACAAATCCCTTGGACGCTTCATGCTGGGAGATATCCCACCAGCTCCACGTGGTGTTCCACAAATCGAAGTTAGCTTCGATATTGATGCCAACGGTATCGTTAACGTATCTGCAACAGATAAAGGTACGAACAAAACACAAAAAATCACAATCACTTCTTCCAGCGGTTTGAGCGATGCTGAAGTTGAGCAAATGATGAAAGATGCTGAGTTGCACGCTGAAGAAGATAAAAAACGTAAAGAACTCGTTGAAGCCAAAAACAGTGCAGACCAACTGATCTACTCTGTGGACAAAACGATTAAAGATCTTGGTGAAAAAGCTGACGCTGGTGAAGTTGAAAAAGCTAACGCTGCAAAAGAAAAATTGCAAGGTGTAGTAGCTACAGACAACTTGGAAGACATCAAAGCAGCTACAGAAGAACTGACAGAGATCGTTCAACAACTGTCCGTAAAACTGTATGAGCAAGCACAAGCACAAGAACAAGCAGCTCAAGGTGCTGAAGAGCAACAAGGTTCTGCTAAACGTGATAACGTTGTTGACGCGGATTACGAAGTCGTAGACGAAGATAAAAAACAAAACTAA
- the grpE gene encoding nucleotide exchange factor GrpE, which yields MKEEQSFAAEEQETTAAESQEPVNEAGAAEAQAEEMVDQEQGEIARLTAEAEEHQQRLVRAQADFDNFRRRTQKEKEELAKYASMKLITELVPVIDNFERAMATVPEGTESESFSKGIQMIFRQLESVLNNEGLTAMETVGQPFNPEFHQAIMQVESDEYEEGTVVEEVQKGYMLKDKVLRPAMVKVSS from the coding sequence TTGAAAGAGGAGCAATCATTCGCAGCAGAAGAACAGGAAACAACAGCGGCTGAAAGCCAGGAGCCTGTTAACGAAGCAGGTGCTGCAGAAGCACAGGCTGAGGAGATGGTAGATCAAGAGCAAGGTGAGATCGCACGTTTGACGGCAGAAGCTGAGGAACATCAGCAACGTTTGGTTCGTGCACAAGCTGACTTTGACAACTTCCGTCGCCGCACACAAAAGGAAAAAGAAGAACTAGCGAAATACGCTTCGATGAAGCTGATCACCGAACTCGTACCGGTTATCGACAATTTTGAGCGTGCTATGGCGACTGTACCTGAAGGTACGGAGAGTGAATCTTTTTCCAAAGGCATTCAAATGATCTTCCGCCAGTTGGAGTCCGTGTTGAACAACGAAGGTCTGACTGCAATGGAGACGGTGGGACAACCGTTCAATCCTGAATTCCACCAAGCGATTATGCAAGTGGAAAGCGACGAGTATGAAGAAGGTACCGTTGTTGAGGAAGTCCAAAAAGGCTATATGCTAAAAGATAAAGTGCTTCGTCCAGCTATGGTTAAGGTAAGCTCATAA
- the hrcA gene encoding heat-inducible transcriptional repressor HrcA: MLTERQRMILNAIVDDYIRSAEPVGSRSISKRGDVGYSPATIRNEMADLEDMGFLEQPHTSAGRIPSHKGYRYYVDHLVPWNQVEPQELDDLKSFFAEKLNVMEQVIQHASVILSHMTNYTSILLGPEVFHTSLRHFQLLPLNEREAVAIIVTNTGQVENKTVQIPPEISVAEMENVVRLLNTKLVGVPIYKLKSRLYTELGQEMERHINRYEEVMQVLNSAFDNEHDNRLFLSGATNMLTQPEFKDVEKVKDILDLLDETPTLMKLMMPVPGGSGIQVRIGTENDHEAFANCSLITASYSLDGEALGSIGILGPTRMDYARVIHILNTLSRDLTSMLTHRFK; the protein is encoded by the coding sequence ATGTTAACAGAGCGTCAACGTATGATTCTGAACGCTATAGTGGATGACTATATCCGTTCAGCTGAGCCCGTAGGGTCCCGAAGCATCTCCAAACGAGGAGATGTTGGATACAGTCCGGCGACGATCCGTAATGAGATGGCGGATCTTGAGGATATGGGATTTTTGGAACAGCCGCATACATCTGCTGGACGAATTCCTTCCCATAAGGGCTACCGTTATTATGTAGATCATCTGGTTCCATGGAATCAAGTGGAGCCTCAAGAGTTGGACGATCTGAAGTCATTTTTTGCTGAAAAGTTAAACGTGATGGAACAGGTCATACAGCATGCATCAGTCATATTGTCACACATGACAAATTATACTTCGATCTTGCTGGGGCCGGAAGTATTTCACACCTCGCTTCGCCATTTTCAACTGCTTCCGCTCAATGAACGGGAGGCCGTGGCGATTATTGTAACGAATACAGGCCAAGTCGAGAACAAAACTGTACAGATTCCACCGGAAATCTCGGTAGCCGAGATGGAGAATGTGGTGCGTCTGTTAAATACCAAATTGGTCGGTGTGCCTATTTATAAACTCAAATCACGTCTTTATACAGAGCTTGGGCAAGAGATGGAACGACATATTAATCGCTATGAAGAAGTAATGCAGGTGCTGAATAGCGCTTTTGATAATGAGCACGACAATCGTCTGTTCCTTAGCGGTGCTACAAATATGTTAACTCAACCTGAGTTTAAAGATGTTGAAAAGGTTAAAGATATTCTTGACCTGTTAGATGAGACACCAACACTGATGAAGTTAATGATGCCCGTGCCGGGTGGATCTGGGATTCAGGTACGGATTGGTACCGAGAATGATCATGAAGCCTTTGCCAACTGCAGCCTGATTACAGCATCCTACTCATTGGATGGAGAGGCCTTAGGTTCCATTGGTATACTGGGACCGACGCGAATGGATTACGCACGTGTCATTCATATATTAAATACACTCTCTCGTGACTTGACTTCGATGTTAACGCATCGTTTCAAATAA
- a CDS encoding N-acetyltransferase, producing the protein MSVICRKAVPEDVEPLYEMIKGYAERGIMLPRSREVLHRQLEHFVVAEVDGEVVGCGSLCRLGNDLVEVRSLGISEGHKGLGIGSRLLDRLVEEAQNQKIPKVMALTYEVSFFEKNGFAIVDKEIFPEKVWTDCVHCSKQNCCDEIAVLKELEISA; encoded by the coding sequence ATGTCGGTTATATGCAGAAAAGCCGTGCCGGAAGATGTTGAACCGCTATATGAAATGATTAAGGGATACGCAGAGCGTGGGATCATGCTTCCGCGATCAAGGGAAGTACTGCATAGGCAACTGGAACACTTTGTCGTCGCTGAAGTGGATGGAGAGGTCGTGGGATGTGGGTCGCTTTGCCGTTTGGGCAACGATCTAGTGGAGGTTAGATCCCTTGGTATCTCAGAAGGACACAAAGGACTGGGTATAGGTTCCCGGTTGCTGGATCGACTGGTGGAAGAAGCTCAGAATCAGAAAATTCCTAAAGTGATGGCACTCACATATGAAGTTTCTTTCTTTGAGAAAAATGGCTTTGCCATTGTAGATAAAGAGATTTTTCCTGAAAAAGTATGGACGGACTGCGTGCACTGCAGCAAACAAAATTGCTGCGACGAGATTGCAGTACTGAAAGAACTAGAAATTTCCGCCTGA
- the hemW gene encoding radical SAM family heme chaperone HemW: protein MTLTSQSRKTGSPQAVYLHIPFCTNKCFYCDFNSYVLKDQPVMQYLEALEREMEHTVKANPPGEIKTIFVGGGTPTALKPDEMAYFLRSVKTYFPNWADDIEFSMEANPGTTDAEKLAAMKEGGVNRVSFGVQAFQNDLLTGIGRIHNTDDVYRSLENARKAGLSNLSIDLMFGLPNQTVEMLNESIDRALELDLPHYSIYSLKVEENTLFHTLYQKNQLPLPHEDDELQMYLLLMSRMKEAGYEQYEISNFAKPGFQSRHNITYWRNEDYYGLGAGAHGYVGRERHMNIKGINPYVEAAKTGLPRLDHFEISRPEAMEDYLMVGLRMLEGASASRFSEQFGESIEEVFAKPLGKMLNAGLLERTSDGFRLSEQGILFGNDVFAEFIGSISLNS, encoded by the coding sequence ATGACATTGACATCACAAAGCCGGAAAACAGGTTCACCCCAAGCGGTGTACCTTCACATTCCCTTTTGCACGAATAAATGTTTTTACTGTGATTTTAACTCCTACGTTCTGAAGGATCAGCCTGTCATGCAGTATTTAGAGGCATTGGAACGAGAAATGGAGCATACCGTTAAGGCGAATCCGCCGGGCGAGATTAAGACTATATTTGTAGGTGGGGGCACGCCGACAGCCTTGAAGCCTGACGAAATGGCTTACTTCCTTCGTTCCGTCAAAACGTATTTCCCCAATTGGGCAGACGATATTGAGTTTTCAATGGAAGCGAACCCGGGCACTACAGATGCGGAGAAGCTTGCTGCGATGAAAGAAGGCGGCGTTAACCGTGTCAGCTTTGGTGTGCAGGCTTTCCAAAATGACCTACTCACTGGCATCGGTCGTATTCATAACACGGATGATGTATATCGTAGCTTGGAGAATGCACGTAAAGCAGGATTGAGCAACTTGTCCATCGATCTAATGTTCGGTTTGCCAAACCAGACGGTAGAGATGTTAAATGAGAGCATCGACAGAGCGCTGGAACTGGATCTGCCGCATTATTCAATCTACAGCTTGAAAGTGGAAGAGAACACTCTTTTCCATACGCTGTACCAGAAAAATCAATTGCCGCTACCGCATGAAGATGATGAATTGCAGATGTATCTTCTATTAATGAGCCGAATGAAAGAAGCAGGTTATGAACAGTATGAGATCAGTAACTTTGCTAAACCTGGCTTCCAGAGTCGTCACAATATCACATACTGGCGCAATGAGGATTATTATGGACTTGGAGCAGGTGCACATGGATATGTAGGCCGCGAACGGCATATGAATATTAAAGGAATAAATCCGTATGTTGAAGCTGCCAAAACGGGACTGCCGCGTTTAGATCATTTTGAGATCAGTCGTCCAGAAGCGATGGAGGATTATCTCATGGTTGGACTCAGAATGCTAGAGGGAGCCTCGGCCTCACGTTTCAGTGAGCAATTTGGTGAATCCATTGAAGAGGTGTTCGCAAAACCATTGGGCAAAATGTTAAACGCAGGATTACTTGAGCGGACGTCAGACGGCTTCCGTCTGAGTGAGCAGGGTATCCTGTTCGGAAACGACGTTTTTGCCGAGTTTATTGGCTCGATATCGCTAAATTCGTAG
- the lepA gene encoding translation elongation factor 4: protein MTDIRARQRKIRNFSIIAHIDHGKSTLADRILEYTGALTSREMQEQVLDQMDLERERGITIKLQAVALTYKADDGEEYLLNLIDTPGHVDFTYEVSRSLAACEGALLVVDAAQGIEAQTLANVYLALDNDLEILPVINKIDLPSADPDRVKQEVEDVIGLDTSNAVLASAKAGIGIKEILEQVVQSVPAPAGDPDQPLKALIFDSHYDPYKGVIVYVRVVDGKIKSGSKIKMMATDKSFEVIEVGAFKPRMTIVDELNVGDVGFIVAGIRHVGDTRVGDTVTDAKKPTAEPLPGYRKINPMVYCGLYPIETSDYVDLREALEKLQLNDASLSFEPETSSALGFGFRCGFLGLLHMDVIQERIEREFNIPLITTAPSVIYHVTLTNGEMIQIDNPSNYPEVGRIDYVEEPYVKAAIIVPNDYVGTIMELCQNKRGEYVNMEYLDTTRVTITYEIPLSEIVYDFFDQLKSSTKGYASFDYELSGYRQSNLAKMDILLNGEQVDALSFIVHRDRAYNRGRIICEKLRELIPRQMFEVPIQASVGTKVVARETVKAMRKNVLAKCYGGDISRKRKLLEKQKEGKKRMKQVGNVEVPQEAFMAVLKIDD from the coding sequence ATGACTGACATTCGGGCAAGACAACGTAAAATTCGTAACTTCTCAATTATTGCACATATAGATCACGGCAAATCAACACTTGCGGACCGGATCTTGGAGTACACAGGTGCGCTTACATCGCGTGAGATGCAGGAGCAAGTGCTGGATCAGATGGATCTTGAACGCGAACGTGGAATTACGATTAAACTGCAAGCTGTAGCTCTGACTTACAAAGCAGACGATGGTGAAGAGTATCTATTGAATCTGATTGACACGCCAGGACACGTAGACTTCACGTATGAAGTATCACGGAGTTTGGCTGCATGTGAAGGCGCATTGTTGGTAGTGGATGCAGCTCAGGGGATTGAAGCGCAAACACTAGCTAACGTATATCTTGCGCTTGATAATGATCTCGAAATTCTACCAGTCATCAACAAAATTGACCTGCCAAGCGCTGATCCTGATCGTGTGAAACAGGAAGTAGAAGATGTGATTGGGCTTGATACAAGCAATGCAGTGCTGGCTTCCGCCAAGGCTGGAATTGGTATCAAGGAGATTCTTGAGCAAGTGGTACAAAGCGTACCTGCTCCTGCGGGTGACCCGGATCAACCACTGAAAGCGCTGATTTTTGACTCGCACTATGATCCGTACAAAGGTGTAATCGTATACGTACGTGTTGTCGATGGTAAGATCAAATCCGGTTCGAAGATCAAAATGATGGCAACAGACAAGTCATTTGAGGTTATCGAAGTGGGTGCCTTCAAACCACGCATGACTATTGTGGACGAGCTGAACGTGGGTGACGTTGGATTTATCGTAGCAGGTATCCGGCACGTAGGAGATACGCGGGTCGGGGATACAGTAACCGATGCCAAAAAGCCAACGGCAGAGCCTTTGCCGGGTTATCGCAAAATTAATCCAATGGTTTACTGCGGTCTGTATCCGATTGAAACATCGGATTACGTGGATCTGCGTGAGGCGTTGGAAAAATTGCAATTAAATGATGCTTCACTGAGCTTTGAGCCAGAGACATCCAGTGCACTTGGATTCGGATTCCGTTGCGGATTCCTCGGATTGCTGCACATGGACGTTATCCAAGAGCGGATTGAGCGTGAGTTCAACATTCCGTTGATCACTACTGCACCAAGCGTAATCTATCATGTCACACTGACCAATGGTGAGATGATACAGATCGACAACCCTTCTAACTACCCTGAGGTAGGACGGATTGATTATGTTGAAGAACCGTATGTTAAAGCAGCCATTATCGTACCGAATGATTATGTAGGTACCATTATGGAATTGTGCCAAAACAAACGTGGCGAATACGTTAATATGGAGTACTTGGACACCACACGGGTTACGATTACGTATGAAATCCCACTGTCCGAGATTGTATATGACTTCTTCGATCAATTAAAATCAAGTACCAAAGGTTACGCATCCTTCGACTATGAGTTGTCTGGTTATCGTCAGTCTAATCTGGCGAAAATGGATATTTTGCTCAATGGTGAACAGGTCGATGCTCTGTCCTTCATCGTTCACCGTGACCGTGCATATAACCGCGGCCGCATTATCTGTGAGAAGCTTCGTGAGCTGATTCCGCGGCAAATGTTCGAGGTGCCGATTCAGGCATCCGTTGGAACGAAGGTAGTGGCGCGTGAAACGGTAAAAGCAATGCGTAAAAACGTACTTGCTAAGTGTTATGGTGGTGACATCTCGCGGAAACGGAAACTGCTTGAGAAGCAGAAGGAAGGTAAGAAGCGGATGAAGCAGGTTGGTAACGTTGAGGTACCACAAGAAGCGTTCATGGCCGTGTTGAAAATTGATGATTAA
- a CDS encoding stage II sporulation protein P, whose translation MNKILAWNIGKWRKRFLHVLAMGRTLLLLMIISILFFIVLGLGGMAEKQLNNSPVSSMKGFASTVSSRFFVDMLGMEVPHLTQKEQTSAFSGENLTTFVFQLLTNVNPQDPKSLIAREMPGMGSNQPVLLRPGSGNEKAEAPEDYQPGPGLTDTASTNGGKSEGELHTPPGQDDPTSPDTDETEDPGDSKDPEAQENPPKKNPEDDPEPTLDKKAVLIYHSHPREGYNPLLGTKSDNPSSGKSTGNVFQVGSYLTDSLEKLGIGVEHAKEDYPTKVKDYNWNYSYKYSRQTVKAALAQNDDLTYLIDIHRDSQRHNKTTTTIEGLGYAKVYFIIGHENPNWEKNEAFAAKIHKKLEAKYPGVSRGVWGKTGGGANNGEYNQTLSPNSILIEIGGIDNTAAELERTSKILADMIAEVYWQDQNVDKASAETKTQGG comes from the coding sequence ATGAACAAAATATTGGCATGGAATATTGGCAAGTGGAGAAAAAGATTTCTGCATGTACTGGCCATGGGTCGTACATTGCTGTTGCTTATGATTATATCGATCCTATTTTTTATTGTACTCGGTCTGGGAGGAATGGCTGAGAAGCAGTTAAATAACTCGCCTGTTTCTTCAATGAAAGGATTTGCGAGTACCGTGTCTAGTCGTTTTTTCGTAGACATGCTTGGTATGGAAGTCCCGCACTTAACTCAAAAGGAACAAACCTCTGCATTTTCAGGTGAGAATTTAACTACGTTTGTTTTTCAACTGCTTACCAATGTTAATCCTCAGGATCCCAAAAGCTTAATTGCTAGAGAAATGCCAGGAATGGGGTCAAATCAGCCGGTGTTGCTTCGGCCAGGCTCGGGAAATGAAAAGGCAGAAGCACCAGAGGATTATCAACCCGGTCCCGGATTAACGGACACAGCTTCGACGAATGGTGGGAAAAGTGAGGGAGAGCTACATACTCCCCCAGGGCAGGATGACCCGACCTCACCAGATACGGACGAAACTGAAGATCCAGGAGATTCCAAAGATCCAGAAGCTCAGGAAAATCCGCCTAAGAAGAATCCAGAGGATGATCCCGAACCTACATTAGATAAAAAGGCAGTCCTCATCTATCACTCACATCCACGGGAAGGATACAATCCATTATTAGGGACCAAGAGTGATAATCCTTCGTCAGGCAAGTCCACAGGCAATGTTTTTCAAGTGGGGAGCTATTTAACAGATAGTTTGGAAAAGCTAGGTATAGGGGTTGAACATGCTAAGGAGGATTACCCTACTAAAGTGAAGGACTACAACTGGAATTATTCCTATAAATATTCACGTCAGACAGTAAAAGCTGCACTTGCCCAAAATGATGATCTTACCTATCTCATTGATATCCACAGGGATTCACAGCGCCATAATAAAACAACAACAACGATTGAAGGTCTTGGATATGCAAAAGTCTACTTTATCATTGGGCATGAAAATCCGAACTGGGAGAAAAATGAAGCCTTTGCGGCTAAGATTCACAAGAAGCTTGAGGCCAAGTATCCTGGGGTTTCTCGTGGAGTCTGGGGGAAAACCGGTGGAGGAGCTAACAATGGTGAATACAACCAGACACTGTCTCCAAACAGTATCCTTATTGAAATCGGAGGCATCGATAATACGGCAGCTGAATTAGAGCGAACCTCTAAAATATTAGCTGACATGATTGCCGAAGTGTATTGGCAAGATCAGAACGTAGATAAAGCAAGTGCGGAAACGAAAACACAAGGTGGTTAG
- the gpr gene encoding GPR endopeptidase, translating into MTLDLQNYTVRTDLAIDSKEMVQGDQKQTIPGLREDVETKEGITITRIDVQNDAAAQAIGRVKGHYVTLEVPALRNGDTELQERVAAEFTREMEDFMTKAGINKDSKILIVGLGNLNVTPDALGPLVVENLMVTRQYFELVPDQVAPGYREVSAIAPGVLGTTGIESSDIVQGIVDRTKPDAIIAIDSLASRSLERVNTTIQVADIGIHPGSGIGNKRRGLTKDILGVPCIAIGVPTVCYASTIVNNAIEMMRSHFRQETDQTKQIMGMLDDISEHERLSLVKEILEPLGHDLIVTPKEIDEFIEDIANVIATGLNAALHDAVNPDNVAAYTH; encoded by the coding sequence ATGACACTTGATTTACAGAACTATACAGTACGCACTGATTTGGCAATTGATTCAAAGGAAATGGTTCAAGGTGACCAGAAGCAAACGATTCCAGGTCTGCGGGAAGATGTAGAGACCAAAGAAGGAATCACGATTACGCGGATTGATGTTCAGAACGATGCTGCTGCACAAGCCATCGGTCGTGTAAAGGGACACTATGTTACGTTGGAGGTTCCCGCCCTTCGCAATGGAGATACGGAACTACAGGAACGTGTCGCTGCAGAGTTCACTCGAGAAATGGAAGACTTTATGACTAAAGCAGGCATTAACAAAGACTCCAAGATCTTAATTGTGGGACTTGGAAATTTAAATGTAACGCCTGATGCACTTGGCCCGTTAGTTGTGGAGAATCTCATGGTTACTCGTCAATATTTTGAATTAGTGCCAGATCAGGTAGCACCAGGCTATCGAGAAGTGAGTGCTATTGCTCCAGGGGTACTCGGAACTACGGGAATTGAATCGAGTGATATCGTACAAGGTATCGTGGATCGAACCAAGCCAGATGCGATTATTGCGATTGATTCTCTTGCTTCCCGTTCATTAGAACGTGTCAACACAACAATACAAGTTGCAGACATAGGGATTCACCCAGGTTCTGGCATTGGGAATAAGCGACGTGGCTTAACTAAGGATATTCTGGGTGTGCCTTGTATTGCAATTGGAGTCCCTACGGTGTGTTATGCATCAACGATTGTGAATAACGCGATTGAAATGATGCGGAGTCATTTCCGCCAGGAGACGGATCAAACGAAGCAAATCATGGGCATGCTTGACGACATCAGTGAACATGAGCGCCTCAGTTTGGTCAAAGAAATATTGGAACCATTGGGTCATGATCTGATCGTAACCCCTAAAGAGATTGATGAGTTTATAGAAGACATCGCTAATGTCATTGCAACAGGGCTGAATGCGGCATTACATGATGCTGTTAATCCTGATAATGTAGCTGCCTATACACATTAA
- the rpsT gene encoding 30S ribosomal protein S20 produces the protein MPNIKSAVKRVKTSDKRRALNASQKSALRTAVKAADAALVSNEVDTAKAAIQAASKKLDKAVTKGLVHKNAAARKKSRLAKKLNALSAQA, from the coding sequence ATGCCAAACATCAAATCCGCTGTTAAACGCGTAAAAACGAGCGACAAGCGCCGCGCACTCAATGCTTCCCAGAAATCTGCACTTCGTACAGCTGTTAAAGCTGCTGATGCTGCCCTGGTAAGCAACGAAGTTGATACTGCTAAAGCTGCAATTCAAGCTGCTTCCAAAAAGCTGGACAAGGCTGTAACTAAAGGTCTGGTTCATAAAAATGCTGCAGCTCGCAAAAAGTCTCGCTTGGCGAAAAAACTGAACGCTCTTTCCGCACAAGCGTAA